Proteins encoded in a region of the Ursus arctos isolate Adak ecotype North America unplaced genomic scaffold, UrsArc2.0 scaffold_2, whole genome shotgun sequence genome:
- the LOC125283403 gene encoding thyroid receptor-interacting protein 11-like: MLPWVGGLGSGLDHSPGEVDGREPCFTSHIDFTGHVGKGTSTGEEMDFADLITSQAQINRLLKDIETLEAEVSHWRCLSQSSSKIVDSSEIWKLKTTIRDLEQQRMKELDEHQLEVSVLQSLHKKQLADVIERHRQQLREYEQRESELGRVEQQLAEMERLNDNLNNVASDVRAENQKLVLALQDVRHQLEESILRNNEECLENNIAVRALKIEKGRLVAKLCRTEKKALEEKRKYKQTIKKLLPLEHARLIQLMQEKDLELFHLQKKIEQMDADHRETKDMLSSALEEQKQLTQVIKEKASRSNDLLEQTVEDKDMRLTSVTAENHHLKEELERLRQQSRPVPDPKILELECEVFQLNELKDDLEEEVKEQQKIIHNQQQGKIRLLQSLQEQKQKVDHLQSQQEQLHIERAQLLAAKDQEIQNLQDTLDQMKAQLPDKSQHIAAEHCDDVQVTSSQPLPRENGSEKLDPSKGETQRSVQGIKEQEVEMKLLTEQNIRLTEQIDRVSKEEIGKLTQIIQQKDLEIEGLSSRISAASQRQHVDVERLQQQLQECASKSDQVLAVLNEKTRENSHLTREYQKMTERLAAKEAELQRMQEENRKLSPRIECSGQEMFRETIQNLSHIIREKDLEVDALSQKCQTLLTILQTSSTGDEVRGVHIDQFKELLRERDTFKQRVKIMEEWKEQVMTTVQNMKREAPQLQSDFRQLQARACTGSEEDSKLQATSMDLIQTYRGKEITLEHLEKDLARIQLSVGEICHAKDLLLGKLDAIFLQPSPNSSEPANSLKAVTSDVVSQSSQLRQEEVEGLKKSMQEKDTMIRTLQEEKQRWMDSVSAASPGEGKQQEHGDSDMEPLKEKQAVLQNFIPDQELRLQAKSEELLSLQENFSSQVSENDLLRQAVTNLKERLADFETDVCQLKEENAKLVETSREKEMENQALQETNRRLSMLPREEESQSAAVEEKALALEQVLRGKEEGETGEAKRLVDAVASVQDQTVVWPQEREEVLLALTQKQMETCALQKEVHHLRERESRLTQELERRRHVASEAEDSRRREALVSEGKVAQLREEVTVLQGKLVLSSTALENASHRASVQVQSLREQLHVVTQQKEEAAFQLAASQEEGRQYGHVLAALKLELAEWMEKADSLEGKLKSLQGRFQKAKADLGLKEDQLQEVKKQNEVQQEVLEDTQKKLMDLVSKSEGMVDKTLLRRLFVGSLQAPDADRQEALRLMAGTLGIQEDQMHQLFSERPGGVTSWVTGGPGSRSAPNTPGKPSHRAMANNSFSGLFVQFLEAESRSASPPPKPSAHDVKPPDSGGRGKVAKKQGPQHLNTALGSTARKKDVKPRTTAVSLITPPGPETDGSEHLLLNAATDAFPTYTPQILSPATKVGMVATGPSKK; the protein is encoded by the coding sequence ATGTTGCCTTGGGTTGgtggcctgggctctggcctAGACCATTCCCCAGGGGAAGTGGATGGCAGAGAGCCTTGCTTCACCAGCCACATTGATTTCACCGGGCACGTGGGAAAGGGAACTTCCACTGGCGAGGAGATGGACTTCGCCGACCTCATCACATCACAGGCACAAATCAACAGACTCCTGAAGGACATCGAAACACTGGAGGCTGAGGTTAGTCACTGGAGGTGTTTGTCCCAGTCGTCATCAAAGATAGTAGACTCCAGTGAAATTTGGAAACTGAAGACCACCATCAGGGACCTAGAACAACAACGGATGAAGGAGCTAGACGAACACCAACTTGAAGTATCGGTATTACAGAGTCTCCACAAGAAGCAACTGGCCGACGTCATTGAGAGGCACCGCCAACAACTACGTGAGTatgagcaaagggaaagtgaGCTTGGACGGGTGGAGCAACAACTTGCAGAGATGGAGCGGCTGAACGACAATCTGAACAACGTTGCTTCTGATGTcagagcagaaaaccagaagTTGGTTTTGGCACTCCAAGATGTAAGACACCAGCTGGAAGAATCGATTCTCCGTAACAACGAGGAGTGTCTGGAAAACAACATTGCTGTGAGGGCTTTAAAGATCGAAAAAGGGCGGTTAGTAGCGAAATTGTGTCGGACTGAGAAGAAGGcgttggaagagaagaggaagtacaAGCAAACCATCAAGAAATTGTTACCTTTAGAGCACGCACGTTTGATCCAACTCATGCAAGAGAAAGACCTGGAACTATTCCACCTCCAAAAGAAGATCGAGCAGATGGACGCCGACCACAGAGAAACCAAGGACATGCTGTCCTCTGCTTTGGAGGAGCAGAAGCAATTGACACAGGTCATTAAAGAAAAAGCCTCAAGAAGCAATGACCTTTTAGAGCAAACCGTGGAGGACAAAGACATGCGTCTCACCTCCGTGACCGCCGAAAATCATCATCTGAAAGAAGAACTGGAGCGCCTGAGACAACAGAGTCGCCCTGTACCTGACCCTAAAATCCTCGAACTGGAGTGTGAAGTCTTCCAACTGAACGAGTTAAAAGATGACCTCGAGGAGGAAGTAAAGGAACAACAGAAGATCATTCACAACCAGCAGCAGGGGAAGATAAGACTGCTTCAGTCTCtacaggagcagaagcagaaagtgGACCATCTTCAATCCCAGCAGGAGCAGCTGCATATTGAACGCGCTCAGCTCCTTGCAGCGAAAGACCAGGAGATTCAGAATTTGCAAGACACATTAGACCAAATGAAAGCCCAGCTGCCTGACAAAAGCCAGCACATTGCAGCAGAGCACTGTGACGACGTTCAAGTCACAAGCAGTCAGCCACTTCCTAGAGAGAACGGAAGTGAGAAGCTTGATCCATCTAAAGGCGAAACTCAAAGATCAGTCCAAGGAATAAAAGAGCAAGAAGTGGAGATGAAGCTTCTAACTGAACAGAACATCCGATTGACCGAACAGATCGATCGGGTGTCCAAAGAGGAGATTGGTAAACTAACTCAGATTATCCAGCAGAAGGATTTGGAGATCGAGGGTCTTTCCAGCAGAATCTCTGCAGCTTCTCAGCGCCAGCACGTGGACGTGGAGCGACTTCAGCAGCAATTGCAAGAGTGTGCTTCGAAAAGCGACCAAGTGTTGGCTGTCTTAAATGAGAAAACGAGGGAGAATAGCCATCTGACAAGGGAGTATCAGAAAATGACAGAGAGACTTGCTGCCAAAGAAGCAGAGCTCCAGAGGATGCAAGAGGAAAATCGGAAACTGTCCCCGAGAATTGAATGTAGTGGTCAGGAGATGTTTAGAGAAACGATTCAGAATTTATCACACATTATTCGAGAAAAAGACCTCGAAGTGGATGCCTTAAGTCAGAAATGTCAGACTTTATTGACCATCCTGCAGACCTCCAGCACTGGTGATGAGGTTCGCGGCGTTCACATCGATCAGTTCAAGGAGCTTCTGCGGGAACGGGACACGTTCAAACAGCGAGTGAAGATCATGGAAGAGTGGAAAGAGCAGGTGATGACCACGGTCCAAAACATGAAGCGGGAGGCACCCCAGCTTCAGAGCGATTTTCGCCAGCTCCAGGCGCGGGCTTGCACTGGCAGCGAGGAGGATTCCAAACTGCAGGCGACCTCTATGGACCTGATCCAGACTTACAGAGGCAAGGAAATAACCTTAGAACACTTAGAGAAGGACCTGGCACGAATTCAGCTCAGCGTCGGGGAGATTTGCCACGCCAAGGATCTCCTTTTAGGGAAACTGGACGCGATTTTCCTGcagccctcccccaactcctcaGAGCCAGCCAACTCTCTGAAGGCCGTGACATCTGACGTAGTGAGCCAGTCTTCTCAGTTGCGCCAAGAGGAGGTAGAAGGGCtaaaaaaatcaatgcaagaAAAAGATACAATGATTCGAACCctccaggaagagaagcagagatggatGGATTCCGTGTCGGCCGCGTCCCCAGGAGAAGGCAAACAACAGGAACACGGGGATTCCGACATGGAGCCGCTGAAGGAGAAACAAGCCGTTCTGCAAAACTTCATTCCGGATCAAGAGCTCCGACTGCAAGCGAAAAGTGAGGAATTGCTTTCTTTGCAGGAGAACTTCAGTAGCCAAGTGAGTGAAAATGACCTTTTGAGGCAGGCAGTCACCAATCTGAAGGAGAGACTAGCAGATTTTGAAACGGATGTGTGTCaactgaaagaggaaaatgcaaagcTCGTGGAAACatctagagaaaaggaaatggaaaatcaggCCTTGCAAGAGACCAACAGGCGGCTTTCCATGCTGCCGAGAGAGGAGGAATCCCAGTCCGCTGCGGTGGAAGAGAAGGCACTTGCTTTGGAGCAAGTATTGCGAGGGAAAGAAGAGGGCGAGACCGGGGAAGCGAAGCGGCTCGTCGATGCAGTTGCATCCGTGCAGGACCAGACAGTTGTGTGGccacaggagagagaggaagtccTGCTGGCACtgacacagaaacaaatggaaacctGTGCCCTCCAGAAGGAGGTGCACCATTTACGGGAGAGAGAATCACGCCTCACCCAGGAGCTGGAGAGACGGCGTCACGTCGCTTCAGAAGCCGAAGATTCTCGTCGCCGCGAAGCTTTGGTCTCAGAAGGCAAAGTGGCTCAACTCAGAGAGGAAGTGACGGTCTTGCAGGGAAAGCTCGTTTTGTCTTCCACGGCCTTGGAAAACGCGAGCCATCGAGCCAGTGTGCAGGTGCAGTCGCTGCGGGAGCAATTGCACGTGGTCACCCAGCAGAAAGAGGAAGCCGCCTTCCAGCTTGCAGcctcccaggaggaagggaggcagtaCGGTCACGTTCTAGCCGCCCTCAAGCTGGAACTCGCCGAGTGGATGGAAAAGGCAGACAGCCTAGAAGGGAAACTGAAGTCATTGCAGGGACGCTTCCAGAAAGCAAAGGCTGACTTGGGTCTGAAGGAAGACCAGCTCCAagaagtcaagaaacagaacgAGGTCCAGCAGGAAGTCCTGGAGGACACCCAGAAGAAACTGATGGACTTAGTAAGTAAGTCCGAAGGCATGGTGGACAAAACCCTCCTGAGGAGACTCTTCGTGGGCTCTTTGCAAGCACCTGATGCCGACCGGCAGGAAGCCTTAAGGTTGATGGCAGGCACGCTGGGGATCCAAGAAGACCAGATGCACCAGCTGTTCAGTGAAAGGCCAGGTGGGGTTACCAGCTGGGTGACTGGGGGGCCTGGATCCAGAAGCGCCCCCAACACACCTGGGAAACCAAGTCACCGAGCTATGGCCAACAATTCTTTTTCAGGACTTTTCGTCCAGTTTCTAGAAGCGGAATCACGTTCAGCTTCTCCACCACCTAAACCCTCTGCTCATGACGTGAAGCCCCCAGattcaggaggaaggggaaaagtggCTAAGAAACAAGGCCCACAACATCTGAACACGGCCCTAGGATCCACAGCCCgaaaaaaagatgtgaagccCCGCACCACAGCTGTGTCTCTCATTACCCCCCCAGGACCAGAAACGGATGGATCGGAGCACCTTCTTCTAAATGCTGCCACTGATGCTTTCCCCACATACACGCCCCAAATACTGTCACCTGCCACGAAGGTTGGAATGGTGGCCACAGGCCCCTCAAAGAAATAG